The genomic window TATAAACTCATCAATATCAAGGCGAGAATCTGCAATCATTTTTGTTCTTTCTATTTTGGCAGATGAAATTTTTTCTTGAGTAGATTCAAAAGTATAAGGCGTGTTTAAGAATTGACTTAAAGCCTTAAGCTCATTCTCTTTAAACTTGCTTCTTTCCCCTTTTAAAAGATTATTTTGCTTCTCTTTACAGAGATTTATTACAAAATCTTTATTTTTACTTAGCTTATGGGCATAAGCTTGAATCTTATCGTTTAAATCCAAACTTATATCTATACGATTAATCGCATTGAGATGATATTCTAAGTCTTTTGCCATATTAATAAGTGTAAAGGCATTTGATTTTTTATTGAGTGAATTTGAAAGCAGTAAATCAAGCTCTAAATTCTCTTTAAAGTGCTTCTCTAACTTTGCTTCATTAACAAACAAATCATTTTTAATTTGGGAGATGAGATACACATCATTTTTTGAATAATTTTTGTTAGTAACATTAGATTCTAAGAATTTTAAGTAAGCTTGTTTTTTAGCAAGTGTAGCATAGTCATTTTTATAGCTCAATCGCTCATAGTTTAATTCTTTTTCTATGGCTCTAAGAGCTTTTATCTTAGTTTTATAATCTTGCAATGATTGCTTAAGCTCACTAATCTCACTATTATGGCTTTTAACAAGCTTTAATTTTTTATAATAGAGTTTATTGCCACTTGTCATAAGTTCTTTAGCTTCATTGACAAAGAGAATTTTTGTTGCAACCTTTTGCCTTATTGCTTCATTAATAGTTTGAATTTTACTCTCATAAAGCGAAATTTTATTGACAATGGAGTGCATACTTTTTGAAATCTCGTTATTAATATTAAGCGGTATTTCAAGTGAAGCTCTAGCGTGTTGTTTTAATAAATCGCGCTCAAATTTATACTTATTCTCATAGTTCAAGTTTGGATTATGAAAGTTAAGAGAGTTTTTAAAATCTTCACGCAAGAGATTCCAAAAATCCTTTATATCTTGCTTACTCTTGAAATGTAGTTTCTTACGAGAAAATATATTGTTTTTGTTTAAGATAATGTGGATGTGTGGTTTATTTTGATGAGAGTGAATAACACTTACAAACTTGTATTCAAAGAAATTCTTTTTCATTACTTCACTCACAGAGATTTTTAATGCTTCAAGGCTATGTTTATCCACAGCCTCATCAAGCGAAAATGTGAAGTGCCACGCTTCTTTTGCGTTCTCTTTTGATGAAAAATCTTTTTGCCAATCATTCATAATGTCCTCTAAGCTCACGAGTTCATTGTCTTGATTGAGTGCAAATGTAGATTCAGAATTGCGTATAACATAATTAAGCGCATTCTTAACACCTTTTACAGAAAGATTTGATAAAAGCTTTATCATTACTTGCTTAGCAAATTTTCTTTCTTGAATTGTAGAAAAGAGCCGAGAAGAAAAAAGCTCAAGTCTTTTTTTCGGCGCAACTTCATCTTTGATTTTTTTTCTTTTTTCTTCTTCATAATCAAAAAAAATATTTTTCAAACGAGCAAACTTTTTCATAAAAATATTATAGCGTGTATTTTTGAAACATATCATAAATACTTACTCAATTTAAAATCAAACTTTTGTTAGCAGGATAACCCTAAAGTATATCCTTTTTCACTATCAATCCCCATAAACTAGGGCTTTTTTAGTGAGATTTTCTCATTTTGTAAAAATGAGAAAATATTTTGAGAGAGACATCATTTTTTTATGAAAACTATCAAAACAAAAGTTTTTATATTAAAGGGATAAATTGCGAAAAAAATTTTAACAAAAATTTTGTATATCCTCGCAAAATAGGGAAATAGAGAAGCAGAGAAAAGTAAATATACAAGCAAAAAGAATCACACAAGCAAAATTTTAGATTATACACGCAGAAACACACAATACACGAGCAAAAGCGACTTATACATACAAAAAAAGTATTCGCAATTTATCCCTTTAATAATTTCTATATTCTACGCAAAAATTTTGCAATCAAACTTTGGGGAAGGACACAAACACAATGAAAAAGATACTTGCAAAAATCACATTCTTTTTGATTATGGCTCAAGTTTATCTCTATGGAGCATTTGGAGAAAAACTCAAAAATTCAATAGCAACAGAAGTGAATAGCACAGGAGATATTGTTATGGGTGTAATTCATATTCTAGTAGGCGTATTTGGTGGTTTAATGATTTGTTTTCTTGCTATTGCTGCAAAGTTTAAACCAGAGCTTCTAAAAGACAATATGAAAACAATTATTTGGATAGCAATTATCACAGGTGTGCTATGGGGTGTAACTAATAATGGTGTAAGCGTGTTTCAATGATTGAGATTGATAATTTTAGAGAAATCACAAAAAAAGACAAGGTGTATTTGCCACGCACAAACATAGGCTTAAGCAGAACTTCTTTGCTTATTGCCCTGCTAGGTGGCGGTGTATTGTGGCTCATACTTGTATGGTGGGCAATACCCTTATTTGTTTTGATTCTCGCTACGCTATCTATTTTTGAATATTTTGATGAAGATATTTACGACATTCTCATCATACGCTCAAAGATGAAATCAAAAAATATTTTTTACGCATAAGGAATACAATGCAATTTGCAAAAAAGATTATTCAAAATTTACGCAAACACAAAAATATTGATACTCTCAATGAAGCTTTTAACAAAACAATGAAAGAAGCCGAAGGCATACTTACACTCCAAGAACCAACAATCTATGCGATGAATGAAGAATCTAATATCGCTTCAAAATTTAGTGATAAATACATAGCAACACAAGATGGTAACTTATGTGCGGGATTCAGAATTGAAGGCATAAGCTATTCAGCAATTACACTTAATCAAGAAATAGAGCTTGTTAATACACGCAATAGATTTTGGAGTAAGCTTGATACGAATGTGGAAGTAAATATCTTTGCTAAAAAAGAAAAAATTCATTTAGAATTTGATTCAAGCTCCCCAAATCATTTTGCCGAAGAGATAATAAAAAAATGGGAGAGTGGAATCGTAACATATAAAATCAATTACTACCTCATTGTCTCCACAAAATCAAAACAAGTCGCAGGTTATTTTGAAGCAAAAAAAGAAAAAATGACGACAGAACAAATTGCAGATAATCTAAGCCCAGAGAACAATACTACGAGGTTTGAATTTAAGGCAAAAAAACTTGATGAAGTATGTGAAGAAATAAAAAGTGCATTGGGAGACTTTAAACCTATTCAACTTGACTCTGATAGTATTATCAACTTCTATGCTACCTACTCTAATATGCAATTCACAAATTTACGCTATGGATATGAAAGTATAACAGATTCTTATATCACTTCAAATGTTGAGTTTAAAAAAGATTTCATCATTTTTACTCGCAACGATGGTAAGGAAATCTATGGGAGATTCTTAAGTGTTAAGGCATATGAAACAGAAAATATTTCAAGTATATTACCAACGACCATTCTAAGAGAGAATACAGATTATTTTCTTATTTTTCACTGCGAAGCTCTTGATAGAAACACTTCTCTTAATAAAGTGAAAAATGCTAAGCTCTATGCTGTTGAGCTTATTCAAAATGCCCTTGAAACCTTATTGCAAGAGATTCAAACGGATAGAGAAAAACTCTTGAAGTTTTCTCTTAGCATTCTTGTTTTGTCAGAGTATGGAATGAAAGACCTTGATTCTAAAACAAACTCACTTATAGCCATACTTAAAGCTCAAAATTTAAGTGTTGCAAGGGAGACACTTAATCTTAAACCATTATTTTTTAGCTTTTTCCCATCTCGTGGCAATATTAACGCAAGAATCCGCACACAAACAAGCTCGGTAATAAGCACACTATGCACCTTTGAGAATGATATTTTAGGATTTAAGAACTCGCGATGGGGGAATCGACCCATAACGATTCTAAAACACCTAAGTGGAAGCCCCTACTTTTTTAACTTTCACGACAGCCCTAACGAAGATGCTTCAGGGCATACGCTAGTTATAGGTGGAACAGGCTATGGCAAAACAACGCTTATGCAGTTTTTTATGACAAATCTCTTTAAGTATGATATTAACATCTTTGCAATGGATAAATTGCGCGGTATGCACAATTTTACAAACTATGTTGCAGGAGAATACCACGATTTAGAACTTGATGGTTTTAAGCTTAATCCCTTCTCTCTTGGTGATACAACAGAAAACAATAACTTTTTAAAGTCTTGGTTGTGTGAAATGGGCGAAATAGGTAATGGGGAACACGAACTAAGAAATATCGTAGGAGACACAATAAGGCAAATACGAGAAACACAAGCACAAGATGATAGCCATATTTTTACACTCAAGGATTTTTACGACAGCTTACACTTTCCAAACTCACAAGATGATTTAAAAATAAGATATAGGGATTATCTTGAAGGATTGTTTGACAACAAAGAAGACGCACTTAATTTTAGCAAACAACTTTCAGTGCTTAATATGGACGCCATACTCAAGGATCAAAAGAACTCGGCGTTATGCGCCTTGTATCTTTTTCATAAAATAAAAAATATCTCAAAGAATACAAACAAGGGCTTTTTTATATGGATTGATGAGCTTAGAGATTACCTCAATAATCCAAATATGTGCAATGCAATCATTGAATCCATTATGGAAGTGAGAAAGATAAATGGTGT from Helicobacter typhlonius includes these protein-coding regions:
- a CDS encoding relaxase/mobilization nuclease domain-containing protein; the encoded protein is MIKLLSNLSVKGVKNALNYVIRNSESTFALNQDNELVSLEDIMNDWQKDFSSKENAKEAWHFTFSLDEAVDKHSLEALKISVSEVMKKNFFEYKFVSVIHSHQNKPHIHIILNKNNIFSRKKLHFKSKQDIKDFWNLLREDFKNSLNFHNPNLNYENKYKFERDLLKQHARASLEIPLNINNEISKSMHSIVNKISLYESKIQTINEAIRQKVATKILFVNEAKELMTSGNKLYYKKLKLVKSHNSEISELKQSLQDYKTKIKALRAIEKELNYERLSYKNDYATLAKKQAYLKFLESNVTNKNYSKNDVYLISQIKNDLFVNEAKLEKHFKENLELDLLLSNSLNKKSNAFTLINMAKDLEYHLNAINRIDISLDLNDKIQAYAHKLSKNKDFVINLCKEKQNNLLKGERSKFKENELKALSQFLNTPYTFESTQEKISSAKIERTKMIADSRLDIDEFIDWYCKKQDIRNKSFYEAKLKEKIQANTFENFKQLYKEFEYDRAKGMGR
- a CDS encoding VirB4 family type IV secretion/conjugal transfer ATPase → MQFAKKIIQNLRKHKNIDTLNEAFNKTMKEAEGILTLQEPTIYAMNEESNIASKFSDKYIATQDGNLCAGFRIEGISYSAITLNQEIELVNTRNRFWSKLDTNVEVNIFAKKEKIHLEFDSSSPNHFAEEIIKKWESGIVTYKINYYLIVSTKSKQVAGYFEAKKEKMTTEQIADNLSPENNTTRFEFKAKKLDEVCEEIKSALGDFKPIQLDSDSIINFYATYSNMQFTNLRYGYESITDSYITSNVEFKKDFIIFTRNDGKEIYGRFLSVKAYETENISSILPTTILRENTDYFLIFHCEALDRNTSLNKVKNAKLYAVELIQNALETLLQEIQTDREKLLKFSLSILVLSEYGMKDLDSKTNSLIAILKAQNLSVARETLNLKPLFFSFFPSRGNINARIRTQTSSVISTLCTFENDILGFKNSRWGNRPITILKHLSGSPYFFNFHDSPNEDASGHTLVIGGTGYGKTTLMQFFMTNLFKYDINIFAMDKLRGMHNFTNYVAGEYHDLELDGFKLNPFSLGDTTENNNFLKSWLCEMGEIGNGEHELRNIVGDTIRQIRETQAQDDSHIFTLKDFYDSLHFPNSQDDLKIRYRDYLEGLFDNKEDALNFSKQLSVLNMDAILKDQKNSALCALYLFHKIKNISKNTNKGFFIWIDELRDYLNNPNMCNAIIESIMEVRKINGVMAMGVQNLDFFKNVANAEAFIENMANIIIFPTTDVRTLERLQDQLSLTGSEINFLQNTSKASRQILLKRKDESAILDINFSRLGEHLKVFSSESKNVNALIECKKYHPQEWRAMYLKNQKSILQKENL